Within Labilithrix sp., the genomic segment CCGCGAGGAGCTTCGTGTAGTCGGGCGTCCGAACCCATGTAACATACACGGTCATGCGGGGCCCGTCTCCGCCCGCGCCGCCGGCGCCGCCGGTGCGCCCCGGCGCGGCGCGCGAGGGGAGCGGCTCCTTGGAGTTGGGCTCGGGCAGGTCGCCGTAGAGCGCGTGGTCGCCCGCGTTGCCCGCGATGCCGGCGCGCCCCGCCCCGCCGATCGCGCGGCGGCACTCGTAGCTCGGCGGATAGCGGACGGAGAACGCAGGCCCGCTCGGCGGGCGCGCGAAGATGACGAAGCCGCTCTGCGCCGTGGCGAGGACGTCGGCGCTCGGATGGAAGACGCCGTCGGCGTCGAAGGTCCCGTTCGGGCTCGAGACGTGCAGCTGCCGCAGGTCGAAGATCGCGTCGTCGAGGTCGACGCGATGCGGGACGAGACGTCGCGGCGGTCCGTCGTCGCCGGGATCGACCACGTCGAGGAGCACATGGAGGCCGACCGGCTCCCCCGGACAGATCGCGCTGCGCGGGCTCGCGAGCCCGAAGTGCACGGCCCGCGTCTCGACTCGGTTCAGATCCACCGGCGCCCGCGACGACCACGCACACCCTGCGAGCACCACGGCCAACAACGCCCCTCTTCGATGCACGTGCAGACTGCAGCAAGATCGACACCGCCCGTCGCGAGGCGCCGCGCCCGTGCGCTCCGCGCCGACGTGGAGCGCAGTTCACGTCGCGGCCGCCGTACTTTGCGACGAGGTCACCCGCGGTCAGCGCGTGAATACGAGGTGCGAGGCGCTCAACGCCGGAGCTTCGTACGTGTACGCGTTCGTGAGCGTGAGGTCGCTCGTGCCGGCGGGGTGCGGCGACGCGTGGGTCGCGTCGATGCGGTAGGTGGTGACGCGGGCGAGTCGCTCGGCGCCGAAGAGACGAATGCCGAAGCGACGCGGCGCGTTGGTCTTGTTCACGACGACGACCGTGACGCGCTTGCCGTCGCCCTCCGCCGCGAAGACGGAGCTCTCCGCCCGCTCCGGGTGCTCGACCGCGACGTTCGTGTCGCCGAAGCGCGCGCCCTTGCCGTCGGCGTTGCGCATGAGCTGGAGCCCGCCGAACGGGGCGGTCATGTCGGCGCACGCCGGCCACATCGCCGCGACGTGCACGTCCATGCGCGCGAAGACGCCGAGCGTGTCCGCGACCGCGAGGCCGCTCGCGACGTGACGGCACCCACCGGGGAAGTACTCCGTCACGCCGAGCTTCGTGCCGGGGTACCCCTTCTCGAGGCGCGCGAAGAGACGGGTGAGGATGTCCGCGCCGCCGAAGAGGTGATCGCGCGTGATCCACGACTGCTCGTCCCACGTCGGATCCCAGTAGCTCCGCGGTCCCTGCAGGATCGCCTCGAGCTCGGTCGCGTCGAGCGCGCGGTCGCCGTGATCGAGCTCCCACACGAACTTCCCGCGGATGATGCGCTGCGGGTACCAGTGAAAGTCCCAGGTATCGAGGAGGCGCTTGCCCGCGGCGTCGCTCGCGGCCTTCACCGCGGCGAGGTACTCGTCCATGTACCAGGTGCCGAGCCCGCTGTGCTCCGGCATCGAGTCGTACCAGGTCGTCCAGCCGTCGAAGTGGTAGTGGTCGGGGCCGACGATCATCGCGTTCGGCGCGAGCTCCTTCACGCGCGTCGCGAACACGAGGTAGCGCGCGGTGAACTCCGCGCCGGTGAGCTGTCGCCCGAGCAGCGCGCCGTTGTCGGCGTAGAGCGGGACGCCGCTGCCGAGCTGCAGCATCGGGAAGTTGTAGCCGAACAGATCGGGCTCGTTGTCGGTGCCGACCATGACCTGCGTGGGTCCCGGGTCGAAGATCGGCGCGCCGATCTTCCGGCGGAGGAAGTCGAGGTGCTCGTCGGTGTAGACCTTGCCGTCGTTCAGGTCCGGCGTGTCGGCGAAGGCGGTCGGCTTCACGAGCGAGAGCCGCTCGAAGTAGTCCTCGCGATCGAACGCGGGCTGGTCGTAGGGGACGCCGCCGAGCGAAGCGGAGACGTAGTCGTTGAGGACGAACGGCACCATCGTCGCGCGCCCCGCCGCGCGGTTCTTCGCGATGAGCTCGAGGTCGACCGCGCCCGGCGCGTTCGGCTGCGCGAGGCCCTCGGTCAGGTACATGTCGCTGACGAACCCGTTGTAGTGGGAGCCGTTCGAGACGTTCGTCTCCCAGTTGTACGCGTTCGACCGATCGCCGCCGCGCCGCACGAAGGACACCCCCGCCATCACCGCCACGGGATGCTCGTCCGCCGCCCCGCCGTTGATGCCGTAGATGAGCGGCGAGATCGGCCGTCGCCCCTCCCCCGTCTTCACGAGCGTGACGACGTCGACCCCCGCGACCTCCGCCGGCTCGACGATCTCGGGCGCCCGCCCGTCCGCCGCCGCGTCGACACCACCGCCGGACGAGGAAGACGTGGAGGACGATGAAGAAGCTGAAGACGACTCTTTCGGCTCGGGCGCGCTCGCGTCGCCGTCGCCCGGAGGCGGGAGCGCCGCGACGTCGACCCCACAAGCAGCGACGAGCCCGAGGGCTACGAGCGCGCGCCTCGAGGTCACCGCCACGCGATCACCACGTTGTCCATCCACACGGACGTCGACACCTCGGTCTGTCTTGGGCTCGCGAGCCCGACCGCCACGTGGAGCGGCGCGTCGAACCCCGTGGAGACGTGGCCGGTGACCTCTCCCTTGCCGTCGACCTGGGCGGAGTAGCCGCCCTCTTTCGCCAGCGTCAGCTCCACGCGATGCACGAACCTCGGATTGAGCGGCAGCTTCTGGACCTCGTCCGCCGCCGCGTCCCCGTTGCCCTGGTGAAGCCGCAGCCAGCCCGACGTGCCGTCGAAGCCGAGCGCGATGTGGCGCGTGTCGAAGCCGAAGCGCTCCAACGAGACGGCGGCGAAGAGGCCGAAGTCGGTCGCGGCGTCGGTCGCGGCGATGTCATAGAAGACGTCGAACGAGAGCGACATCGTGGTGGTGCCGTTCGGATAAGCGAACGTGTGCGTGAGGAAGCGGACGTATTCCTTGTTCTTCGGTGTCCCGATCGCGATCGTGAGGCGCCTACCGCACATCACCGGCTCGTCGCTGCGCCGCTTCGCCTCGATCATGAACTTCGCGCTGAGCGATTCGGTCGCGGTCCACTTGCCTCCGGGAAGATCCCTCCGTTCGAAGTCGTCGCAGTAGCCGTCGGGAGGACACACGGGTCCGCAGCTCGCAGCGTCGACGTCCCCGTCCAAGGTCCCGCTCGACGAGGATGACGAAGACGAAGTCGAGCTGGTCGAAGCCCCGCCCGGGCCGCCGTCGGGTGGGGTGCCGTCCGTCGCGTCGAAGGACGAACAGGCCGCGGCGGCGCAAATAAGGAGGGTGGCGATCCGGCGGCCCACGGCGGTCAACGCTACCAGCCGGCCGGCTGAGGTGAGAACGAATGTTGACACCTTCCGAAGCGGGCGATTACCGTCGCTTTCTCGGAAAAACGGGGCCCCACGTACGCGTGGGGACAGGACCAGTCTGGCCCCAAACGAGTCGCGGGGCACGGGAGAGCTCGCCATGAAGATGCGTAACGCCGCGCTGTCGATGTCGCTGTCGCTCCTCTCGCACGCCTGCCGCGTGGGATTGCCGGTCGCCGTCGCAGCGAGCTGCATGGTCGCCTGCGACGACGAGAACGATCCGAAGACATGGGTGAAACGCCTCGACGACGCCGCCCAGCGCGGCGCCGCGATCAAGCGCCTCGACGAGATGTTCAACGGAGCGATGAGCTCCGCGAACAGCAACCGCGAAGACCCGAAGGTCAAGGGCATCATCGACGACGCCGCCGAGCCCCTCACGAAGGTCTACACGACGCAGCAGCTCGACGAGAAGACGCGGAAGGACGTCATGAAGCTGATCGCCGACATGGGCGATCCGCGCGGGACGCCCGCGTTCGCGAAGGCCTTCAAGGACTACGAGCCAGGCAAGAACGACGAAGACGTGAAATTCGCGGCGCAGGGCACCGCGCGCCTCTCCACCCAGAACAAGCTGACCGACCAGGGGCTCATCGACGCGCTCTGGGACTGCTTCTCCAAGTTCAAGCTGTCGCAGGCGAAATCGTCGAACCTCTACCTCGACCTCCAGATGGCGGTGAAGACCGTCAAGCACCCGACGTGGGGTCCGAAGGCCGTCGCCCTCCTCTCGACGCCGATCCCGACGCCGGTCACGCCCGACATCTCGAAGGACTACATCATCTTCTGGCAGCAGACGGCCGCGCAGCTCCTCGGCGAGCTGAAGTTCACCGGCGCGGTCGGCCCCCTCGTGAAGGCGCTCATGACGCCGACGAAGGCGGAGCTCAAGTTCCCGGTCCGCAACGCGCTCCACAAAATGGCGAAGGAGGCGGAGCCCGAGCTGATCAAGGCGCTCAAGGGCGAGGGCGACTACCAGAAGCTCGCCGAGGCCTACCCGGAGCGCAGCTACCTCCCGCTCATCGCCGAGCCGATCGCGTACATCGGCCGCCCGAGCGGCCTCGCCGCGATCATCGAGCAGCTCGCCGACACGAAGCTCACCCCGCAGAACCGCGTCGCCCTCACGTCGTACCTCACCTACTGGCCCGCCGACGCGAAGGTCATCAACGCCTACAAGGACTCGTACACGAAGGTCCCCGCCGACGTGCCGATCGCGGCGATGGGCGGCGGGAACGGCCACGCGATCCTCGTCGGCGCGGCGGCGCTGTTCTTCGACTCCTCGCTGACCGACTGGATCGTGAAGGAGTACACGAACGCGAAGGGCATGGCGGCCGACGAGATGCCCCGCTCCGCGCTGCCCGCGGCGATCAAGCTGATGACGGCCGAGCAGACCAAGATGGTCAACGACGCGGTCAACAAGATCTCCGGGCCCGCGTCGGAGAAGGAGATGTTCAAGAGCGCGAGCGCGATCCTCGACAAGTGCAAGAAGGACGACGCCTGCTACCTCTCCGTCCTCGACACGCCGGTCCCGTCGTCGCCGCTCTCGTCGAAGTACGGCCACATCAAGGCGGTGTGGATGGCGACGATGAACAAGGGCCCCGACACGAAGGCGAAGCTCCTCGAGCGCCTCGAGAAGGTGAAGGACGGTGACGTCCGCCTCTACATGATCGAGGCGATCGACATCCTCTCGCCGCAGGGCGACCCCGCCGCCGCCGACAAGCTCGACAAGATCGTCGAGACCGACTCGAAGGCGAAGGTCCCCGGCACCGACGAGATGTACCGCATCGCGCTCAAGCTGCGTTCGAAGGTGCCGTGATCCGGCTCGAGGTCACTCGCGGGCAGACCGAGGGCACGCTCGTCGAGCCGACGACGGACGTCGTGCGCATCGGTCGGGCCGAGGGGAACGACCTCGTCCTCGGAGACAGCCACGTCTCGAGCGAGCACGCGAAGGTCGTGTTCGCCGGGGCGCAGTACGTCCTCGTCGATCAGCGCTCCACCAACGGCACCGCCATCCTCCGCCGCGGCGAGCGCATCGCCCTCGACGACACGAACAACCGCGAGGCCCCGCTCGAGGACGAGGACGTCATCGAGCTCGGCTCGCAGGACCGCGTCGTCCACATCACCGTCTCGCTCCGCGAGGAGGCCGACACGGCGAAGGTCTTCGCGCTGAAGAAGATCGAGGAGCTCGTCCCGCGCGCGACGATCCTCGAGAAGGACGAGAGCCGGCTCCGCGTCCTCTACGACGTGCTCAAGCGCATCGGCGGCGCGCAGGACCTCTCCGAGGTGCTCGTCGCGATCTGCGAGTCGAGCTTCACCCTCGTCCCGCTCGCCACCCACGTCACGATCATCCTGCGCGACGACGACGAGGAGCACACCCCGGTCTCGGCGAAGGCGGCCGCGAGCGCTTCCGGCTACGTCCCGGTGATGACGCGCGTGCGCGGCCAGGAGGCCCCGCCCTCGCAGGCGATCCCGATCACGCGCTCCGTCTTCCGCAAGGTCGTGAGCGAGCGCGCCGCCGTCGTCGCGGCCGACGCCCCGCGCGACGTCGGGCAGAGCGAGTCGCTCATGGGCGCGCAGATCCGCTCCACGCTCGGCATCCCGCTCTGGAAGGGCGAGGAGATCCTCGGCGTCATCCAGGTCGACAACCGCGACGCCGGCGTCCTCACCGCGAGCGACCTCGACATCATGGCGGTGCTCGCGCAGAACGCCTCGCTCGCGGTCGCGAACGCGCGCGTCGCGAAGCGCCTCCGCGCGGCCGAGGACCGGCTCAAGAAGGAGAACGCCTTCCTCAAGGGCAAGGAGCAAGAGCGGCGCACCGGCGCGAAGAAGGACGGCGCGCCCGAGATCATCGGCAACAGCTCGCCGATGAAGCACCTCCTCGGGCAGCTCGAGA encodes:
- a CDS encoding sigma 54-interacting transcriptional regulator, whose protein sequence is MIRLEVTRGQTEGTLVEPTTDVVRIGRAEGNDLVLGDSHVSSEHAKVVFAGAQYVLVDQRSTNGTAILRRGERIALDDTNNREAPLEDEDVIELGSQDRVVHITVSLREEADTAKVFALKKIEELVPRATILEKDESRLRVLYDVLKRIGGAQDLSEVLVAICESSFTLVPLATHVTIILRDDDEEHTPVSAKAAASASGYVPVMTRVRGQEAPPSQAIPITRSVFRKVVSERAAVVAADAPRDVGQSESLMGAQIRSTLGIPLWKGEEILGVIQVDNRDAGVLTASDLDIMAVLAQNASLAVANARVAKRLRAAEDRLKKENAFLKGKEQERRTGAKKDGAPEIIGNSSPMKHLLGQLEKVVNTRVTVLIEGETGAGKELVAASVHYRSNRRDRLFVGQNCAAMPETLLESELFGHKKGAFTGAHEDKRGLFEVADGGTLFLDEVTEMPLSLQSKLLRVLQEGEIRPIGATQEKKVNVRIVAATNRNLEKEVAEGRFREDLYYRLKVFPLRVPPLRERREDIPLIATHFLTRFSHEFGKPSGGFSQQAMELLQGYDWPGNVRELQNEIQRLVIQVDPGGFVTPEMLSPRVRQVEGMIERVRPTKGTLKEMMDQVERWLLIEALREHGNNKTAAAKSLGITREGLHKKLRSFGL